The Salinibaculum sp. SYNS191 genome has a window encoding:
- a CDS encoding ABC transporter substrate-binding protein, producing the protein MSNIDGGSADKTRTTGRQLNRRKFLATTGTGALALVAGCSSGGDGGDGGDGGDGGSGDGGSTGGGNISGPIKLGALAPLPGNFAGGTAQQQAAELAVKQVNDNGGLLGAEVDLTVKDSQLDPATARKAYRELMLEEQVDATIGLFGSEPGLAVFDEMQQFGKVHVAGGVSTTEINDRINENYETNRTWFRAMPNSYQFGYNLGQHAQAKFEDWGFERIGLAIENITGFQEIWETAVDNLPDSVEVVFTEQFSSDTKDFSPILNKGESEDIDLMYSFLSQGGIGLEIQWAKQKPNYSLGGADIFSAIPNQWENTDGAVEHVWSYIPGSGPGFEINQTTKDFISAHRDEYGGPPPHSQAYTMWDAAQTFFEGVQATGSLDTDDLVPAIEDDLDFEGATGQIDYADKGEEYVHDPIYGPDGVQPPVMQWQKVDGEPTQVGLWPDRVDKGDYVSPPWIDN; encoded by the coding sequence ATGTCAAATATTGACGGAGGCAGTGCTGACAAAACTCGCACTACGGGGAGGCAACTCAACCGCCGAAAGTTCCTGGCGACGACCGGGACCGGCGCACTCGCACTGGTGGCTGGCTGCAGCAGCGGCGGCGACGGTGGTGACGGCGGCGATGGCGGCGACGGCGGGAGCGGCGACGGTGGCTCGACCGGGGGCGGGAACATCAGCGGTCCGATCAAGCTCGGTGCACTGGCCCCCCTGCCGGGGAACTTCGCCGGCGGGACGGCACAGCAGCAGGCGGCCGAACTCGCCGTCAAGCAGGTCAACGACAACGGCGGTCTCCTGGGTGCAGAGGTAGATCTGACGGTGAAGGACTCGCAGCTCGACCCGGCGACCGCCCGGAAGGCCTACCGCGAACTCATGCTCGAAGAGCAGGTCGACGCGACTATCGGACTCTTCGGCAGCGAGCCCGGACTGGCCGTCTTCGACGAGATGCAGCAGTTCGGCAAGGTCCACGTCGCCGGTGGTGTGTCGACGACCGAAATCAACGACCGCATCAACGAGAACTACGAGACCAACCGCACCTGGTTCCGGGCGATGCCGAACTCCTACCAGTTCGGGTACAACCTCGGCCAGCACGCCCAGGCCAAGTTCGAAGACTGGGGCTTCGAGCGTATCGGGCTGGCAATCGAGAACATCACCGGCTTCCAGGAGATCTGGGAGACGGCGGTCGACAATCTGCCGGACTCGGTGGAGGTCGTGTTCACCGAGCAGTTCTCCTCGGACACCAAGGACTTCTCGCCGATCCTCAACAAGGGCGAGTCGGAGGACATCGACCTGATGTACTCGTTCCTCTCGCAGGGCGGTATCGGCCTCGAAATCCAGTGGGCGAAACAGAAGCCAAACTACTCGCTGGGCGGCGCGGACATCTTCTCAGCGATTCCGAACCAGTGGGAGAACACCGACGGCGCAGTCGAGCACGTCTGGTCGTACATCCCCGGCAGCGGCCCCGGCTTCGAAATCAACCAGACGACCAAGGACTTCATCTCGGCACACCGCGACGAGTACGGCGGCCCGCCGCCGCACTCCCAGGCGTACACGATGTGGGACGCCGCACAGACGTTCTTCGAGGGCGTCCAGGCCACCGGGTCCCTCGACACGGACGACCTCGTGCCGGCAATCGAGGACGACCTGGACTTCGAGGGCGCGACCGGTCAGATAGACTACGCCGACAAGGGCGAGGAGTACGTCCACGACCCCATCTACGGGCCCGATGGTGTCCAGCCACCCGTGATGCAGTGGCAGAAAGTCGACGGCGAACCCACGCAGGTCGGTCTCTGGCCCGACCGGGTCGACAAGGGCGACTACGTCTCGCCGCCGTGGATCGACAACTGA
- a CDS encoding lipoate--protein ligase family protein: MTTVRKLDQTIEPDSYPALERTLIDSVAAGEAPPTVMQWTFDDDLFLELGPVEDASLIDRERADEAGVAYGRRFNVSGGTGFFQGDNTPVLYMFFQDRGEHTMTEYIDLAGEAMAQSLRDAGVSDAVYRDGGDIELEPEEEGGQYAKVGVSGAGYQNGVWGVFMNLINWTFDPDVFGLIDEVLKLPEEKFEDKETDSAAGRMTSLSDVAPDADVDAIMAEGAENLADLVDGTVEDGELSDDEREALAEHREYYGSAEWFEHYSTSRVFENAADGDRVAEVAYKGRKLIKVSVLVDAEDTIRDVEFTGDMYHKPAYEAVDRLNDAVVGESITDEDALLAAIETEYEADDFEMPWLPPEDFLQPLIRARENLGPVSEFGRD, encoded by the coding sequence ATGACGACAGTTCGCAAACTCGACCAGACGATAGAGCCCGACAGCTATCCCGCACTCGAACGGACGCTCATCGACAGCGTCGCCGCGGGGGAGGCCCCGCCCACGGTCATGCAGTGGACGTTCGACGACGACCTCTTTCTCGAACTCGGGCCAGTGGAGGACGCGTCGCTCATCGACCGCGAACGCGCCGACGAGGCGGGAGTCGCCTACGGACGTCGGTTCAACGTCAGCGGCGGCACGGGCTTTTTCCAGGGGGACAACACGCCCGTCCTCTACATGTTCTTCCAGGACCGCGGCGAGCACACGATGACGGAGTACATCGACCTGGCTGGCGAGGCGATGGCGCAGTCCCTGCGCGACGCGGGCGTCTCCGATGCCGTCTACCGCGACGGCGGCGACATCGAACTCGAACCCGAGGAGGAGGGCGGACAGTACGCCAAAGTCGGCGTCTCGGGGGCCGGCTACCAGAACGGCGTCTGGGGCGTGTTCATGAACCTCATCAACTGGACGTTCGACCCGGACGTGTTCGGTCTCATCGACGAGGTGCTGAAGCTCCCGGAGGAGAAGTTCGAGGACAAGGAGACCGACAGCGCGGCCGGACGGATGACCTCCCTCTCCGACGTCGCGCCCGACGCGGACGTCGACGCCATCATGGCCGAGGGGGCGGAGAACCTCGCGGACCTGGTCGACGGAACGGTCGAGGACGGCGAACTGAGCGACGACGAACGGGAGGCGCTGGCCGAACACCGCGAGTACTACGGGTCCGCCGAGTGGTTCGAACACTACTCGACGAGCCGCGTCTTCGAGAACGCCGCCGACGGGGACCGGGTGGCAGAGGTGGCCTACAAGGGACGGAAACTCATCAAGGTGAGCGTCCTCGTCGACGCCGAGGACACCATCCGCGACGTGGAGTTCACGGGCGACATGTACCACAAACCCGCATACGAGGCGGTCGACCGGCTGAACGACGCCGTCGTCGGCGAGTCCATCACCGACGAGGACGCGTTACTCGCCGCGATAGAGACCGAGTACGAGGCCGACGACTTCGAGATGCCGTGGCTCCCGCCGGAGGACTTCCTCCAGCCTCTGATTCGGGCACGGGAGAACCTCGGCCCCGTGTCCGAGTTCGGTCGGGACTGA
- a CDS encoding thiolase family protein — translation MTRKAGAIGVGYSDPETFTDYRLSTMSKEEQAHEAITAALEHADADPADIDVALFCTVDGFEGTFRVERTLEVMGMGNDIPVISINTGGTAGGSGVKVAYEYLASGEYDTALIYGSPSFDSVVEAQPVMNTNADPLFERNFVTAIQMGALPSSGYMEISGATLEDFAKVAAQNYQNAAKNPYAHRNEGKTVEEVLDSPMVCWPLRRAMTCPVSSGAAAMVMAEEETAYEHRDNPVWVEDIDSISNTFETGPRTMDWFPKLETLADRIYERQDIDDPLDAFDVCETFNPYIPFELIEYEAMGFCEKGEGKHLIRDGVTARDGELPVNCSGGTLATNSGICASLSRHTEVVLQLMGEAGERQVAGNPELGLAQSWGANLGQFQQMCVFSAD, via the coding sequence ATGACCCGGAAGGCTGGCGCAATCGGCGTGGGCTACTCCGACCCCGAGACGTTCACCGACTACCGGCTGTCGACGATGTCCAAGGAGGAGCAGGCCCACGAGGCGATTACGGCGGCCCTGGAGCACGCCGACGCCGACCCCGCCGACATCGACGTGGCGCTGTTCTGTACGGTCGACGGCTTCGAGGGCACGTTCCGCGTCGAGCGTACGCTGGAAGTGATGGGGATGGGCAACGACATCCCGGTCATCAGCATCAACACCGGCGGCACGGCCGGCGGCAGCGGCGTGAAAGTCGCCTACGAGTACCTCGCCTCGGGTGAGTACGACACGGCGCTGATCTACGGCTCACCCTCGTTCGACTCGGTGGTCGAGGCCCAGCCCGTGATGAACACGAACGCGGACCCGCTGTTCGAGCGGAACTTCGTCACGGCCATCCAGATGGGCGCGCTGCCGAGTTCGGGCTACATGGAGATATCGGGGGCAACGCTGGAGGACTTCGCGAAAGTCGCCGCCCAGAACTACCAGAACGCGGCGAAGAATCCCTATGCCCACCGCAACGAGGGCAAGACGGTCGAGGAAGTGCTCGACTCACCGATGGTCTGCTGGCCGCTGCGGCGCGCGATGACCTGTCCGGTCTCGTCGGGCGCGGCGGCGATGGTCATGGCCGAGGAGGAGACCGCCTACGAGCACCGCGACAATCCGGTCTGGGTCGAGGACATCGACTCCATCTCGAACACCTTCGAGACGGGGCCGCGGACGATGGACTGGTTCCCGAAACTCGAGACGCTCGCCGACAGAATCTACGAGCGCCAGGACATCGACGACCCGCTCGACGCGTTCGATGTCTGCGAGACGTTCAACCCCTACATCCCCTTCGAACTGATAGAGTACGAGGCGATGGGCTTCTGCGAGAAGGGCGAGGGGAAACACCTCATCCGCGACGGCGTGACCGCCCGCGACGGCGAACTGCCGGTCAACTGCTCGGGCGGGACGCTCGCGACGAACTCCGGCATCTGCGCGTCGCTCTCCCGGCACACCGAGGTCGTCCTTCAGCTGATGGGCGAGGCTGGCGAGCGCCAGGTTGCGGGGAACCCGGAACTGGGGCTGGCGCAATCCTGGGGTGCAAACCTGGGGCAGTTCCAGCAGATGTGCGTCTTCTCGGCGGACTAG
- a CDS encoding thiolase family protein: MTEVAIAGYATSGFTGETDKSGNELVLETNMAALDDAGVTHEELDSVMFTGQDPYDGAAISDGQKIATSAAYRKPIMRLQSGGGAAVHQARAKIRSGKADVVTVVAADFVTADPTTLSWSSQEALYHRPFGMNNRKSYGFFTQNYLDGTDVTREDLAATAAKNYEAAAENPTAHRQEAFSTEEVLDSDPVVGPLTELMLGPMSYGAAVLVLVNEDVAAELDDVRGWVTGTGLATAKYKYREMADRLHQPTLRDAASAAYEEAGIAPDDVDAAEMATHAPSFELLGYEALGFCDDGEGPSLVRDGTTAIDGSLPVNASGGPVATSPPNAGGVYRAIAACQQLDGELGQQTAERVLLWDNDMHLGEPARTDAVLVLEGAPA, encoded by the coding sequence ATGACTGAGGTAGCGATTGCCGGGTACGCGACGAGCGGATTCACCGGCGAGACGGACAAGTCGGGCAACGAACTGGTGCTGGAGACGAACATGGCGGCGCTGGACGATGCGGGCGTCACCCACGAGGAACTGGACAGCGTGATGTTCACCGGCCAGGACCCCTACGACGGGGCCGCCATCAGCGACGGCCAGAAGATAGCCACCAGCGCGGCCTACCGCAAACCGATTATGCGCCTCCAGAGCGGCGGCGGCGCGGCGGTTCACCAGGCCCGGGCGAAGATACGGTCCGGGAAGGCCGACGTGGTCACGGTCGTCGCAGCCGACTTCGTGACCGCCGACCCCACGACCCTCTCCTGGAGTTCCCAGGAGGCGCTGTACCACCGGCCCTTCGGCATGAACAACCGCAAGTCCTACGGCTTCTTCACACAGAACTACCTCGACGGCACCGACGTGACCCGCGAGGACCTGGCGGCGACGGCGGCCAAGAACTACGAGGCGGCCGCCGAGAATCCGACCGCCCACCGGCAGGAGGCCTTCTCGACCGAGGAGGTACTCGACTCTGACCCGGTCGTCGGGCCGCTGACGGAACTGATGCTCGGGCCGATGTCCTACGGCGCTGCCGTGCTGGTACTGGTCAACGAGGACGTCGCAGCGGAACTCGACGACGTTCGCGGCTGGGTCACCGGAACCGGCCTGGCGACGGCCAAGTACAAGTACCGGGAGATGGCTGACAGACTCCACCAGCCGACGCTGCGGGACGCCGCGTCGGCCGCCTACGAGGAGGCAGGTATCGCACCGGACGACGTCGACGCCGCGGAGATGGCGACCCACGCGCCGTCCTTCGAACTGCTGGGGTACGAGGCACTCGGCTTCTGTGACGACGGCGAGGGGCCGTCGCTCGTCCGGGACGGGACGACGGCCATCGACGGGTCGCTCCCGGTCAACGCGTCGGGCGGCCCGGTGGCGACGAGCCCGCCGAACGCCGGCGGCGTGTACCGCGCCATCGCCGCCTGTCAGCAACTCGACGGCGAACTCGGCCAGCAGACGGCCGAGCGCGTCCTCCTGTGGGACAACGACATGCACCTGGGTGAGCCGGCCCGGACGGACGCCGTGCTCGTCCTGGAGGGGGCACCAGCATGA
- a CDS encoding Zn-ribbon domain-containing OB-fold protein, translated as MDNELDESVSTEEVNPEYKYPFHWDLDFSLNIGEVNRRFFDELEDKRIMGTKCPECGDVFVPPQSVCVECYEKTDEWVEVEQKGVLESYTVCFFEFRKMPEPPYITGVIRVDDSAICMMHFIEEIEYDEPMELVDKLEKGQEVEPVWSDDRNGDIFDMDHWRLAE; from the coding sequence ATGGATAACGAACTTGACGAGTCGGTCTCTACGGAAGAGGTCAATCCGGAGTACAAATATCCCTTTCACTGGGACCTCGACTTCTCGCTCAACATCGGCGAGGTCAACAGACGGTTCTTCGACGAACTGGAGGACAAACGGATTATGGGGACGAAATGTCCGGAGTGCGGTGACGTCTTCGTCCCGCCCCAGTCCGTCTGTGTCGAGTGTTACGAGAAGACCGACGAGTGGGTCGAAGTGGAACAGAAAGGTGTACTCGAGAGCTACACGGTCTGTTTCTTCGAGTTCCGGAAGATGCCCGAACCGCCGTATATCACGGGGGTCATCCGCGTCGACGACTCCGCAATCTGTATGATGCACTTCATCGAGGAGATCGAGTACGACGAGCCGATGGAGTTGGTCGACAAACTCGAGAAGGGCCAGGAGGTGGAACCGGTGTGGTCCGACGACCGCAACGGCGACATCTTCGACATGGACCACTGGCGCCTGGCGGAATGA
- a CDS encoding acyl-CoA dehydrogenase family protein: MTDSTTRHTIGLEPHHHDFRDRVRSFVETEIEPLVDDYEERGKFPVDVIDELGDAGLYGVTVPEEYGGAGLDHRSFVIAVEELARVWKIPAGVVSLSCGLIGNTLEKFADDWQKEEWLTDIFTENQITAVSLTEPQAGSDANNLETTAEKDGDEYVLNGHKVWTSHGEVADLVFVVARTEQTGSHDDVSIIGVPNPQERDGFEVVRDIPCMEGDAVIESEIEYDDLRVPQEFLVGEEGRGFRYIMEALDLGRIGVAAQGVGIMQGSLDASAEFADEREQFDQPIREFQGVSFKLADMKMNLEAARLLAYQAAARLDEGERVTQDAAIAKTFASDAAMEAATEAVQIHGSRGYSTDYPVERYMREAKGAQIYEGTNEVNRSVIARHLYE, encoded by the coding sequence ATGACAGACTCTACTACGCGGCACACGATCGGTCTAGAACCGCACCACCACGACTTCCGCGACCGGGTCAGGTCGTTCGTCGAAACCGAAATCGAACCGCTCGTCGACGACTACGAGGAGCGCGGCAAGTTCCCCGTCGACGTCATCGACGAACTCGGCGACGCCGGCCTCTACGGCGTCACCGTCCCCGAGGAGTACGGCGGGGCCGGCCTGGACCACCGCTCTTTCGTCATCGCGGTCGAGGAACTGGCGCGGGTCTGGAAGATTCCAGCGGGCGTCGTCTCGCTGTCCTGTGGTCTCATCGGCAACACCCTGGAGAAGTTCGCCGACGACTGGCAGAAGGAGGAGTGGCTGACCGACATCTTCACCGAGAACCAGATTACCGCCGTCTCCCTGACCGAACCCCAGGCCGGCAGCGACGCGAACAACCTGGAGACGACCGCCGAGAAGGACGGCGACGAGTACGTCCTCAACGGACACAAGGTCTGGACGTCCCACGGCGAGGTGGCCGACCTCGTCTTCGTCGTCGCTCGCACCGAACAGACCGGGAGTCACGACGACGTGAGCATCATCGGTGTCCCGAACCCGCAGGAACGGGACGGCTTCGAGGTCGTCCGGGACATCCCCTGCATGGAGGGCGACGCGGTCATCGAGAGCGAAATCGAGTACGACGACCTCCGCGTCCCACAGGAGTTCCTCGTCGGCGAGGAGGGCCGGGGCTTTCGGTACATCATGGAGGCGCTCGACCTCGGGCGCATCGGCGTCGCCGCACAGGGCGTCGGCATCATGCAGGGGTCGCTGGACGCCAGCGCGGAGTTCGCGGACGAGCGCGAGCAGTTCGACCAGCCCATCCGCGAGTTCCAGGGCGTCTCGTTCAAACTGGCCGATATGAAAATGAACCTTGAGGCCGCCCGCCTGCTCGCCTACCAGGCCGCGGCCCGGCTAGACGAGGGCGAGCGCGTGACGCAGGACGCCGCTATCGCGAAGACGTTCGCCTCGGACGCCGCGATGGAGGCCGCGACGGAGGCCGTCCAGATTCACGGCTCCCGCGGGTACTCGACGGACTACCCCGTCGAGCGGTACATGCGCGAAGCGAAGGGGGCACAGATCTACGAGGGGACCAACGAGGTCAACCGGTCGGTCATCGCCAGACACCTCTACGAATAG
- a CDS encoding redoxin domain-containing protein — MPPENGETAPGFEALLCDGEVFEDTHVDDALGDRGAVLYFQGFVFSAIARHWWKRFDRGGWDEFDGVPVVGVGRDGPFAQNAFLRRIDSPFSVYADVDGYVTDEFDLRIERDGMAHVTTPQRSVFVLDADREVQYRWISPDTVSPPPVDEIEDAVAEL, encoded by the coding sequence ATGCCTCCCGAAAACGGCGAGACTGCGCCAGGTTTCGAAGCGCTCCTCTGTGACGGCGAAGTGTTCGAGGACACCCACGTCGACGACGCCCTCGGCGACCGCGGTGCCGTCCTCTACTTCCAGGGCTTCGTGTTCAGCGCGATTGCACGCCACTGGTGGAAACGCTTCGATCGCGGCGGGTGGGACGAGTTCGATGGCGTCCCGGTCGTCGGCGTCGGCCGCGACGGACCCTTCGCACAGAACGCCTTCCTGCGACGCATCGACAGCCCGTTCAGCGTCTACGCGGACGTCGACGGGTACGTGACCGACGAGTTCGACCTGCGCATCGAGCGCGACGGGATGGCTCACGTCACGACGCCCCAGCGGTCGGTGTTCGTTCTCGACGCCGACCGCGAGGTGCAGTACCGCTGGATTTCGCCGGACACCGTCTCGCCGCCGCCCGTCGACGAAATCGAAGACGCAGTTGCAGAACTCTGA
- a CDS encoding glutaredoxin family protein, producing the protein MSRTLYRLEGCPYCERVVDRLDELGIDYHSIWVEAMHSRRNRVKEVSGQRQVPVLVDDEYGVTMAESARILEYLDASYGDQAN; encoded by the coding sequence ATGTCCCGAACACTGTACCGCCTCGAAGGCTGCCCGTACTGCGAGCGGGTGGTCGACCGTCTGGACGAACTGGGCATCGACTACCACAGCATCTGGGTCGAAGCGATGCACTCCCGGCGCAACCGCGTGAAGGAGGTCTCCGGGCAGCGCCAGGTGCCCGTGCTGGTCGACGACGAGTACGGCGTCACGATGGCCGAATCGGCCCGCATCCTCGAATACCTCGACGCGTCCTACGGGGATCAGGCGAACTAG
- a CDS encoding cupin domain-containing protein, which translates to MEFIDEDDIEKADPKVVHADDVPLVDLSEVDEVHPTVSIRPVDEVLDLGEMAAKLWYFEPGEEVGFHAHPEEEELYYVIEGEFSLKLGDAEDPEYVTVGPGTFFAAGPYEPHGHRCVGDEDGVVLALGAPADAGDDVIDPHDLS; encoded by the coding sequence ATGGAGTTCATCGACGAAGACGACATCGAGAAGGCGGACCCGAAAGTCGTCCACGCCGACGACGTCCCGCTCGTCGACTTATCGGAGGTCGACGAGGTACACCCGACTGTCTCCATCCGTCCGGTCGACGAGGTGTTAGACCTGGGGGAGATGGCCGCGAAACTCTGGTACTTCGAACCCGGCGAGGAAGTCGGCTTCCACGCCCACCCCGAGGAGGAAGAACTCTACTACGTCATCGAGGGGGAGTTCTCGCTGAAGCTGGGCGACGCCGAGGACCCGGAGTACGTCACCGTCGGGCCGGGCACGTTCTTCGCGGCGGGGCCGTACGAACCCCACGGGCACCGGTGTGTGGGCGACGAGGACGGCGTCGTGCTGGCACTCGGCGCGCCGGCCGACGCCGGCGACGACGTCATCGACCCCCACGACCTGTCCTAG
- a CDS encoding DUF7559 family protein: protein MPRPPHDVVCHNPDCAMDMFEVHHSHEMPDDVGVDDYTCPYCGSDDLEEIWPE, encoded by the coding sequence ATGCCGCGCCCACCACACGACGTGGTCTGTCACAATCCGGACTGTGCGATGGACATGTTCGAGGTTCACCACTCCCACGAGATGCCCGACGACGTCGGCGTCGACGACTACACGTGCCCCTACTGCGGCAGCGACGACCTGGAGGAAATCTGGCCCGAGTGA
- a CDS encoding TIGR03619 family F420-dependent LLM class oxidoreductase, translated as MSDEMEFGVMLSATSNTYGIPDEDLPEVFRRSGQVAEDSGFDVVVAGDHIVYPKEIPSDYEYSSSGEPPFDTETSVFDVFQVFAHLAAVTDDIDLGTNVVAAPYRHPLVLTKNILSIDALSQGRFDFGVAPGWMKTEFDALGTPFEERGRRTDEFLEIFELACENGIASYEGEFYQFDEVGFHPRPAHDIPVWIGGKSGAAIRRVGQFGTGWSTLWDYPDDVAGTRDRIMNAWTDFEREGDPEIAVLRPVNLSADADPDRLLSGEPADIVEDVETYRDAGATRIIVDFFTTDIDEQVRLMEQFGDEIIDAF; from the coding sequence ATGAGTGACGAGATGGAGTTCGGCGTGATGCTCTCGGCGACGAGCAACACGTACGGCATCCCCGACGAGGACCTCCCGGAGGTCTTCCGCCGCAGCGGGCAGGTCGCCGAAGACAGCGGGTTCGACGTCGTCGTCGCCGGCGACCACATCGTCTATCCCAAGGAGATTCCGAGCGACTACGAGTACTCCTCCTCCGGCGAACCGCCGTTCGACACGGAGACCAGCGTCTTCGACGTCTTCCAGGTGTTCGCCCACCTCGCCGCGGTCACCGACGACATCGACCTCGGGACCAACGTCGTCGCCGCGCCGTACCGACATCCGCTCGTTCTGACGAAGAACATCCTCAGCATCGACGCGCTCTCGCAGGGCCGCTTCGACTTCGGCGTCGCACCCGGCTGGATGAAGACGGAGTTCGACGCGCTCGGCACGCCCTTCGAGGAGCGGGGCCGGCGAACCGACGAGTTCCTCGAAATCTTCGAGCTGGCGTGCGAGAACGGCATCGCGAGCTACGAGGGCGAGTTCTACCAGTTCGACGAGGTCGGCTTCCACCCGCGACCGGCCCACGACATCCCGGTCTGGATCGGCGGGAAATCCGGCGCGGCCATCCGCCGCGTCGGGCAGTTCGGCACCGGCTGGTCGACGCTGTGGGACTACCCGGACGACGTCGCGGGGACACGCGACCGCATCATGAACGCGTGGACGGACTTCGAGCGCGAGGGGGACCCGGAAATCGCCGTGCTCCGGCCGGTGAACCTCAGCGCCGACGCCGACCCGGACAGACTCCTCTCCGGGGAACCGGCGGACATCGTCGAGGACGTCGAAACGTACCGGGACGCCGGTGCGACCCGGATAATCGTCGACTTCTTCACGACCGACATCGACGAGCAGGTGCGGCTGATGGAACAGTTCGGCGACGAGATTATCGACGCGTTCTGA
- a CDS encoding cupin domain-containing protein: protein MSYSKINLEEVDESTRTDAEPAVKMIGYDLKTRGDDRPNEMRFNYFYYDEGDTVRRHYQKEQEEIFFVLSGHAVMEVGGEEFELEPNDFVVVDPGPMRQIHALEDTEIFAVGAPNLRNDAVFEEDLDEE from the coding sequence ATGTCCTACTCGAAAATCAACCTGGAGGAGGTCGACGAGAGCACACGCACAGACGCCGAGCCGGCGGTGAAGATGATCGGCTACGACCTCAAGACGCGCGGTGACGACCGGCCCAACGAGATGCGGTTCAACTACTTCTACTACGACGAGGGCGACACCGTCCGCCGCCACTACCAGAAGGAACAGGAGGAGATTTTCTTCGTCCTGTCCGGCCACGCTGTCATGGAGGTCGGCGGCGAGGAGTTCGAACTCGAACCCAACGACTTCGTGGTGGTCGACCCCGGCCCGATGCGCCAGATTCACGCCCTCGAAGACACCGAAATCTTCGCCGTCGGCGCACCGAACCTCCGCAACGACGCCGTCTTCGAGGAGGACTTGGACGAGGAGTGA
- a CDS encoding amidohydrolase family protein, producing MVAADGDIVDIWCNLFTREGMEIYFDSEAQTVAARIFGKEDMYDPEKGMDADAFVDVMDANGVDTVLIPALKFGALEGGMQIDVPHDLVADVASEYPDRIKGLAGINPREGMDGVARLEEYVEDHGFVGALLEPYGWNRPINHRQYYPFYAKCAELDVPVVMQVGHSAMKMPSKMGKPLLLDDIALDFPDLQIVGGHTGWPWSSELEALVWKHSNLYLGATAHAPKYWDENIVQFIRTRGRDKAVFGTDYPVLEYEETLAQVEALDLGADVERKLLSENARDLFDL from the coding sequence ATGGTAGCGGCAGACGGCGACATCGTCGACATCTGGTGTAACCTGTTCACCAGGGAGGGGATGGAGATTTACTTCGACTCGGAGGCACAGACCGTCGCGGCCCGGATTTTCGGGAAAGAGGACATGTACGACCCCGAGAAGGGGATGGACGCCGACGCGTTCGTCGACGTGATGGACGCAAACGGCGTCGACACGGTGCTGATTCCCGCGCTCAAGTTCGGCGCTCTGGAGGGCGGGATGCAGATAGACGTCCCCCACGACCTGGTCGCCGACGTCGCGAGCGAGTACCCCGACCGCATCAAGGGGCTGGCGGGCATCAATCCCCGCGAGGGGATGGACGGGGTCGCCAGGCTGGAGGAGTACGTCGAGGACCACGGGTTCGTCGGCGCGCTGCTGGAACCGTACGGCTGGAACCGGCCCATCAACCACCGGCAGTACTACCCGTTCTACGCGAAGTGCGCCGAACTCGACGTCCCCGTCGTGATGCAGGTCGGTCACTCGGCGATGAAGATGCCGAGCAAGATGGGCAAACCGCTTCTGCTGGACGACATCGCGCTCGACTTCCCCGACCTGCAAATCGTCGGCGGCCACACCGGCTGGCCGTGGTCGTCCGAACTCGAAGCGCTCGTCTGGAAACACTCCAACCTCTACCTCGGCGCGACGGCGCACGCACCGAAGTACTGGGACGAGAACATCGTCCAGTTCATCCGCACCCGCGGCAGGGACAAGGCCGTCTTCGGGACCGACTACCCCGTGCTGGAGTACGAGGAGACGCTCGCCCAGGTCGAGGCGCTGGACCTCGGCGCGGACGTCGAGCGGAAACTGCTCTCGGAGAACGCACGGGACCTGTTCGACCTCTAG